In Oryza sativa Japonica Group chromosome 11, ASM3414082v1, the following are encoded in one genomic region:
- the LOC4350138 gene encoding receptor protein-tyrosine kinase CEPR2 — MRRHILVICLPLITLLSLSISSSCQSDHQIQTQALLQFKAGLTDPLNNLQTWTNTTSPCRFLGVRCDRRTGAITGVSLSSMNLSGRISPAIAALTTLTRLELDSNSLSGSVPAELSSCTRLRFLNLSCNGLAGELPDLSALAALDTIDVANNDLSGRFPAWVGNLSGLVTLSVGMNSYDPGETPASIGNLKNLTYLYLASSNLRGVIPESIFELAALETLDMSMNNLAGVIPAAIGNLRQLWKIELYGNNLTGELPPELGRLTGLREIDVSRNQLSGGIPPELAALEGFEVIQLYRNNLSGQIPAAWGELRSLKSFSAYENRFSGEFPANFGRFSPLNSVDISENAFSGPFPRHLCDGKNLQYLLALQNGFSGELPDEYSSCDSLQRFRINKNKLTGSLPAGLWGLPAVTIIDVSDNGFTGSISPAIGDAQSLNQLWLQNNHLDGEIPPEIGRLGQLQKLYLSNNSFSGEIPPEIGSLSQLTALHLEENALTGRLPGEIGGCARLVEIDVSRNALTGPIPATLSALSSLNSLNLSHNAITGAIPAQLVVLKLSSVDFSSNRLTGNVPPALLVIDGDVAFAGNPGLCVGGRSELGVCKVEDGRRDGLARRSLVLVPVLVSATLLLVVGILFVSYRSFKLEELKKRDMEQGGGCGAEWKLESFHPPELDADEICAVGEENLIGSGGTGRVYRLALKGGGGTVVAVKRLWKGDAARVMAAEMAILGKIRHRNILKLHACLSRGELNFIVYEYMPRGNLYQALRREAKGGGCGAAAAELDWARRCKIALGAAKGLMYLHHDCTPAIIHRDIKSTNILLDDDYEAKIADFGIAKIAAEDSAEFSCFAGTHGYLAPELAYSMKVTEKTDVYSFGVVLLELVTGRSPIDPAFGEGKDIVFWLSTKLAAESIDDVLDPRVAAPSPSSSSAAAAARDREDMIKVLKVAVLCTAKLPAGRPTMRDVVKMLTDAGAGPCSPRGQPPAARACARSKSCC; from the exons ATGAGAAGGCACATCCTTGTGATCTGCCTCCCTCTAATCACACTCCTCTCACTCTCCATCAGCTCAAGCTGCCAATCTGACCACCAAATTCAGACCCAAGCACTTCTCCAGTTCAAGGCCGGCTTGACCGACCCTCTCAACAATCTCCAGACATGGACCAACACCACCTCGCCGTGCCGCTTCCTCGGCGTCCGGTGCGACCGGAGGACCGGCGCCATCACGGGCGTCTCGCTGTCGAGCATGAACCTCTCCGGGAGGATATCGCCGGCGATCGCCGCGCTGACGACCCTGACACGCCTTGAGCTCGACTCCAACTCGCTGTCGGGGAGCGTGCCAGCCGAGCTGAGCAGCTGCACCCGGCTCAGGTTTCTGAACCTCTCCTGCAacggcctcgccggcgagctgccGGACCTGTCGGCGCTGGCGGCGCTCGACACCATCGACGTCGCGAACAACGACCTCTCCGGGAGGTTCCCGGCGTGGGTCGGCAACCTCTCCGGCCTCGTCACGCTCAGCGTCGGGATGAACAGCTACGATCCCGGGGAGACGCCGGCGAGCATCGGGAACCTCAAGAACTTGACGTATCTGTACTTGGCGAGCTCGAATCTGAGAGGGGTGATACCTGAATCCATCTTCGAGCTCGCCGCGCTGGAGACGCTCGACATGTCGATGAACAACCTCGCCGGCGTGATCCCGGCGGCGATCGGCAACCTCCGGCAGCTGTGGAAGATCGAGCTGTACGGGAACAACCTCACCGGCGAGCTCCCGCCGGAGCTCGGGAGGCTGACCGGGCTGCGGGAGATCGACGTGTCCCGGAACCAGCTCTCCGGCGGGATCCCGCCGGAGCTCGCGGCGCTCGAGGGGTTCGAGGTGATACAGCTCTACCGGAACAACCTCTCCGGGCAGAtcccggcggcgtggggcgAGCTGAGGTCGCTGAAGAGCTTCTCCGCCTACGAGAACCGCTTCTCCGGCGAGTTCCCGGCGAACTTCGGCCGGTTCTCGCCGCTCAACAGCGTCGACATCTCCGAGAACGCCTTCTCCGGGCCGTTCCCGAGGCACCTCTGCGACGGCAAGAATCTCCAGTACCTTCTCGCCCTCCAGAACggcttctccggcgagctccccgACGAGTACTCGTCGTGCGACAGCTTGCAGAGGTTTCGGATCAACAAGAACAAGCTCACCGGCAGCCTCCCGGCGGGGTTGTGGGGTCTCCCCGCCGTGACGATCATTGACGTGTCGGATAATGGGTTCACCGGAAGCATCTCGCCGGCGATCGGCGACGCGCAGAGCTTGAACCAGCTGTGGCTGCAGAACAACCATCTCGACGGCGAGATCCCGCCGGAGATCGGGCGGCTCGGGCAGCTTCAGAAGCTGTACCTGTCGAACAACTCGTTCTCCGGCGAGATACCGCCGGAGATCGGGAGCCTGTCGCAGCTGACGGCGCTGCACCTGGAGGAGAACGCGCTCACCGGCCGGCTCCCCGGCGAGATCGGCGGCTGCGCGCGTCTCGTCGAGATCGACGTCTCCCGGAACGCGCTCACGGGCCCGATCCCGGCGACGCTGTCGGCGCTGTCGTCGCTCAACTCGCTGAACCTGTCGCACAACGCGATCACCGGCGCGATCCCGGCGCAGCTGGTGGTGCTCAAGCTGAGCTCCGTCGACTTCTCGTCGAACCGGCTCACCGGGAACGTGCCGCCGGCGCTGCTCGTGATCGACGGCGACGTGGCGTTCGCGGGCAACCCGGGGCTCTGCGTCGGCGGCAGGTCGGAGCTCGGCGTGTGCAAGGTGGAGGACGGCCGCCGCGACGGGCTCGCGCGGAGGTCGCTCGTCCTCGTGCCGGTGCTCGTGTCGGCGACGCTGCTGCTCGTCGTCGGCATCCTGTTCGTCAGCTACCGGAGCTTCAAGCtggaggagctcaagaagaggGACATGGAGCagggcggcgggtgcggcgcggaGTGGAAGCTGGAGTCGTTCCACCcgccggagctcgacgccgacgaGATATGCGCCGTCGGGGAGGAGAACCTGATCGGGTcgggcggcacggggcgcgtgTACCGCCTCGCGctcaagggcggcggcggcacggtggtGGCGGTGAAGCGGCTGTGGaagggcgacgcggcgagggTAATGGCCGCGGAGATGGCCATCCTCGGCAAGATCCGGCACCGGAACATCCTCAAGCTCCACGCCTGCCTCTCCCGCGGCGAGCTCAACTTCATCGTCTACGAGTACATGCCGCGCGGCAACCTGTACCAGGCGCTCCGGCGAGAGGCCAagggcggcggatgcggcgccgccgccgccgagctggaCTGGGCTCGCCGGTGCAAGATCGCGCTCGGCGCGGCCAAGGGGCTCATGTACCTCCACCACGACTGCACGCCGGCGATCATCCACCGCGACATCAAGTCCAccaacatcctcctcgacgacgactACGAGGCCAAGATCGCCGACTTCGGCATCGCCAAGATCGCCGCCGAGGACTCCGCCGAGTTCAGCTGCTTCGCCGGAACCCACGGCTACCTCGCCCCCG AGCTCGCCTACTCCATGAAGGTGACGGAGAAGAcggacgtgtacagcttcggcgtcgTGCTGCTGGAGCTCGTCACCGGCCGGAGCCCGATCGACCCGGCGTTCGGCGAGGGGAAGGACATCGTGTTCTGGCTGTCAACCAAGCTCGCCGCGGAGAGCATCGACGACGTGCTGGACCCGCgcgtggcggcgccgtcgccgtcgtcgtcgtcggcggcggcggctgccaggGACAGGGAGGACATGATCAAGGTGCTCAAGGTCGCCGTGCTCTGCACCGCCAAGCTGCCGGCGGGGCGGCCGACGATGAGGGACGTGGTGAAGATGCtcaccgacgccggcgccgggccGTGCAGCCCCCGCGgccagccgccggcggcgagggcttgCGCCAGGAGCAAGAGCTGCTGCTGA
- the LOC107275671 gene encoding putative serpin-Z5: protein MEIKSTNLTLRELMLAMAPPPPAAPPCPGLTELALRVARRIQAGGAPDGNLVFSPLSVYAALALVAAGAGGDTLAELLGVLGAGSRDELAGLAGRLAGRALADRSRAGGPRVSFVSGVWYDKTRTLSPSFRDAAVQSFMAETRAADFREKPGEAVNQINAWARKATNKLIDTVIDGGLPADTDVVVANAVYFKGKWKDPFTKALTKTGKFHRLDGAAVDASFMQRGTYYDTGDYIACHDGFKVLRLPYDDERRRSPASPPPPPSTPRFSLCVFLPDALDGLWDLLDEIASTPGFLQAKLPTRHASVGELKLPKFKLTFSGDIAGVLRGLGLDATFSDGEADFSKMVEDDGGRRPLSMRSLVHKAVIEVNEEGTEAAASAINMVCGMSMTPEPRPVPVDFVADHPFAFFVIEETTGAVVFAGHVLDPSSTAGALDDDDDDDEFVVMGCLRYLLDRCMAFVGV from the exons ATGGAAATCAAGTCAACCAATTTGACCCTCCGCGAGCTCATGctcgccatggcgccgccgccgccggcggcgccgccgtgccccgGCCTGACGGAGCTCGCCCTCCGCGTCGCCAGGAGGATCCAGGCCGGCGGTGCCCCCGACGGCAACCTCGTCTTCTCGCCGCTGTCCGTGTACGCCGCGCTCGCGCTGGTGGccgcgggcgccggcggcgacacgcTCGCCGAGCTCCTCGGCGTTCTCGGCGCGGGCTCCCGggacgagctcgccggcctcgccggccgcctcgcggGGCGGGCGCTCGCCGACCGGTCCCGCGCCGGCGGGCCGCGCGTGTCGTTCGTGTCCGGCGTGTGGTACGACAAGACCAGGACGCTCTCGCCGTCgttccgcgacgccgccgtccaGTCCTTCATGGCGGAGACGCGCGCCGCCGACTTCCGCGAAAAG CCAGGGGAGGCGGTGAACCAGATCAACGCGTGGGCGAGGAAGGCGACGAACAAGCTCATCGACACGGTCATCGACGGTGGATTGCCCGCCGAcaccgacgtcgtcgtcgccaacgCCGTCTACTTCAAGGGCAAATGGAaggatcccttcacgaaggcgTTGACCAAGACCGGCAAGTTCCACCgcctcgacggcgccgccgtcgacgcgagCTTCATGCAGAGGGGCACCTACTACGACACGGGCGATTACATCGCCTGCCACGACGGGTTCAAGGTGCTCCGGCTGCCgtacgacgacgaacggcgccgctccccggcgtcgccgccgccgccgccgtcgacgccgcgctTCTCGCTGTGCGTCTTCCTCCCCGACGCGCTCGACGGGCTCTGGGACCTCCTCGACGAGATCGCGTCAACCCCGGGCTTCCTCCAGGCGAAGCTGCCGACGAGGCACGCGTCCGTCGGCGAGCTCAAGCTGCCCAAGTTCAAGCTCACCTTCTCCGGCGACATCGCCGGCGTCCTCCGCGGCCTGGGCCTCGACGCCACCTTCAGCGACGGGGAGGCCGACTTCTCCAAGATggtggaggacgacggcggcaggcGGCCGCTGTCGATGAGGAGCCTCGTCCACAAGGCCGTGATAGAGGTGAACGAGGAAGGCACCGAggcggccgcctccgccatcaACATGGTGTGCGGCATGAGTATGACGCCGGAGCCACGGCCGGTGCCGGTGGACTTCGTCGCCGACCAtcctttcgccttcttcgtcaTCGAGGAGACGACgggcgccgtcgtcttcgccgGCCACGTCCTTGATCCGAGCTCAACGGCCGGAGCTttggatgatgacgacgacgacgacgagttcgTCGTAATGGGATGTCTTCGCTATCTTTTGGATCGCTGCATGGCATTTGTTGGGGTTTAG